One Pseudoalteromonas sp. NC201 DNA segment encodes these proteins:
- a CDS encoding immune inhibitor A domain-containing protein, with protein MNIFKLSVLVSATLLSNAASAQVLYKDQVIYWQEKKLGRTLSEYERKIALEQFTKTKPIASQIKTPYAIKNVHLGNTKLGKQFAVGTAQTLNEAKILAILVDFPDLPNDQNRLNPGDTDMYYSSYPASHYQSLLYSDSGYNGPNNESLQSATQFYQAASGGSFKVSGNAFGWVRAAQNAAYYGEQEGDTRDLRPEELVFEAVSKAVTQFNIDLSEYDKTDLNDIDGDGNRLEPDGIIDHVMLFHSSIGQEAGGGVLDTDAIWSHRFFVFDENNQPKAIPDTNYKIYNYTINPIDAAIGVVVHEFGHDLGLPDEYDLNSNDIGEPVALWSVMSSGSYLGQLSGSQPTQFSPKSLEFLQQNYAGNWLNQTEYTFDDLSTEQTVTLTDIGVNNGTTNQIKINLPAQLEEFITPLDGNYHYYSGQDDKLNNQASFTLSLPNASQISLSMLANYSIELNYDIFQVAVNGQPIAGNTTKSNHPNYANVTHYMDGESSSFGANPITLDFDISAYRGQTVTVTFVYQTDDFETLKGVLLDNIKVTADGSQIYTNTAEPTNDLVYSGFRKISGYRAKSGNAYYAHLRSFRGLDAGLSLSGYNSGVLMWYSNNEESNNSTSLHPGSGDMLVIDQDQNPIFKADDTTPATSIIQVKDATLRLDTQKAGLGDQHLTPISTFDDTQDYTFPIQKESGVSLPGFGVQLRLNTIEEDASSAQVGIIYLSDPKITQVQSQNTVKFNVKGLALNESDSFLWNFGDGQTSNALSPAHSYQDIGNYTVMFTRTKADGSSSALSSNVSVGNVEPIPLTVGDIKATSVGQGFVFNAEIIGGKAPYELDWNFGDGATASSNSVEHIYELSGTYTVTLNVKDAEGEAVTKSTSVTVVVPLSIEATATTSNLQASFVATAAGGDGNYQASWDFGDGTQGSGLTTTHSYAQAGTYNVVLTLSDGADQSAKGTVEITVTTPTTTPTDSGDSGSSGGSIGWFALIGGMLVGLRRRWC; from the coding sequence ATGAATATTTTTAAACTAAGCGTATTGGTATCGGCCACACTGCTATCAAATGCAGCGTCAGCGCAGGTGCTCTATAAAGATCAAGTTATCTATTGGCAGGAGAAAAAGCTCGGCCGCACGCTGAGTGAATACGAGCGGAAAATTGCGCTTGAGCAATTCACCAAAACAAAGCCTATTGCCAGCCAAATAAAAACACCTTATGCAATTAAAAATGTGCACCTTGGCAATACTAAGTTAGGTAAACAATTTGCGGTGGGCACGGCGCAAACACTTAATGAAGCTAAAATCCTTGCTATTCTGGTCGATTTTCCCGACTTACCTAACGACCAGAACCGACTAAACCCGGGTGATACAGATATGTACTACTCGAGCTATCCCGCGTCTCACTACCAATCACTACTGTACTCAGATAGCGGCTATAACGGCCCTAACAATGAATCGTTGCAATCCGCTACCCAGTTTTATCAAGCGGCCTCAGGCGGCAGCTTCAAGGTATCTGGCAATGCATTTGGTTGGGTAAGAGCCGCTCAAAATGCAGCCTACTATGGCGAACAAGAAGGCGATACCCGAGACTTAAGACCGGAAGAGTTGGTGTTCGAAGCAGTAAGCAAAGCTGTGACCCAATTTAATATCGACTTATCTGAGTACGATAAAACAGATTTGAACGACATAGATGGTGATGGCAACCGCCTTGAACCTGACGGCATTATTGACCATGTCATGTTATTTCATTCAAGTATTGGTCAAGAAGCAGGTGGCGGCGTATTAGATACTGACGCAATTTGGTCACATCGCTTCTTCGTATTTGATGAAAACAACCAACCTAAGGCAATTCCAGATACCAACTACAAGATTTATAATTACACCATTAATCCTATTGATGCTGCAATCGGTGTGGTTGTTCATGAGTTTGGTCATGACCTTGGGTTACCCGACGAATATGATTTAAATTCCAATGACATAGGCGAACCCGTTGCGCTGTGGTCAGTCATGTCTTCAGGCAGTTACTTAGGCCAATTAAGTGGCTCGCAGCCCACCCAGTTCTCCCCTAAAAGCCTTGAGTTTTTACAACAAAATTATGCAGGAAATTGGTTAAACCAAACAGAGTACACATTTGATGATTTGAGTACAGAACAAACGGTAACGCTCACGGATATTGGCGTAAACAATGGTACTACGAATCAAATAAAGATCAATTTGCCTGCACAACTAGAGGAATTCATTACGCCTCTGGATGGGAATTACCACTATTACTCCGGACAAGACGACAAACTCAATAACCAAGCAAGTTTTACCTTAAGCTTACCTAACGCAAGCCAAATTTCATTATCCATGCTTGCAAATTATAGTATCGAGCTTAACTACGATATTTTCCAAGTGGCGGTAAATGGGCAGCCAATAGCAGGAAATACAACAAAATCAAACCATCCAAATTATGCCAATGTCACTCACTACATGGATGGCGAGTCATCTTCTTTTGGGGCTAACCCAATTACGCTAGATTTTGATATCTCAGCGTACCGAGGACAAACTGTCACCGTGACATTCGTTTATCAAACTGACGATTTTGAAACGCTTAAAGGTGTATTACTAGACAACATTAAGGTGACAGCGGATGGTTCGCAAATTTATACAAATACCGCAGAGCCAACTAACGACTTAGTCTACAGTGGATTTCGTAAGATTTCTGGCTATAGAGCTAAATCAGGTAACGCTTACTACGCCCATTTACGCTCATTTAGAGGGTTAGATGCTGGTTTGTCTTTGTCTGGTTATAATTCTGGTGTGCTGATGTGGTACAGCAACAATGAAGAGAGTAATAACTCGACTTCGCTACACCCCGGCTCTGGAGATATGTTAGTCATCGACCAAGATCAAAACCCTATTTTCAAAGCCGACGACACCACACCCGCAACGAGTATTATTCAGGTCAAAGATGCGACGCTTCGTTTGGATACGCAGAAAGCAGGTCTTGGCGATCAACATCTCACGCCAATCAGTACGTTTGATGATACTCAGGATTACACCTTCCCAATCCAAAAGGAGTCAGGTGTTAGTTTGCCGGGTTTTGGTGTTCAACTTAGATTGAATACCATAGAGGAAGATGCAAGTAGTGCGCAAGTCGGTATAATTTACCTCAGCGACCCTAAAATCACTCAAGTACAATCGCAAAACACCGTTAAGTTTAATGTCAAAGGCTTAGCATTAAACGAATCAGATAGCTTTTTGTGGAACTTTGGCGATGGTCAAACAAGTAACGCGCTTTCACCTGCTCATAGCTATCAAGATATTGGCAACTATACGGTAATGTTCACACGAACCAAAGCTGACGGGAGCAGTTCAGCGTTGAGTTCAAATGTCAGCGTAGGCAACGTCGAGCCAATCCCGCTTACAGTCGGTGATATCAAAGCGACCTCAGTAGGGCAAGGCTTTGTCTTCAATGCTGAAATCATTGGTGGCAAAGCGCCTTATGAACTTGACTGGAACTTTGGTGATGGAGCAACAGCATCATCTAACTCAGTTGAACATATCTATGAGCTAAGCGGCACGTACACGGTAACGCTTAATGTGAAAGATGCCGAAGGTGAGGCGGTAACTAAATCAACCTCAGTGACTGTCGTAGTACCACTAAGCATTGAAGCCACAGCGACCACATCTAACTTACAGGCAAGCTTTGTCGCAACTGCTGCTGGTGGTGATGGTAACTATCAAGCTAGTTGGGATTTCGGTGATGGTACGCAAGGTTCTGGTTTGACTACAACGCATAGTTACGCTCAAGCGGGTACATATAATGTCGTGTTAACGCTATCGGATGGTGCAGATCAAAGCGCGAAAGGCACTGTTGAGATCACAGTGACGACCCCAACAACAACGCCGACGGACTCTGGTGATAGCGGATCGTCTGGCGGCAGTATCGGATGGTTTGCGTTAATCGGTGGAATGCTAGTGGGATTAAGAAGAAGG
- a CDS encoding acetolactate synthase 3 large subunit gives MAEQYNGSELVVKALSALKVKYIFGYPGGSVLDLYDALFQQSDIEHILVRHEQAATHMADGYARATGDVGVVLATSGPGATNCVTGIATAYMDSIPMVVLSGQVPSNLIGDDAFQETDIVGCSRPIVKHSFNCRDATKIPEVLAKAFYLANSGRPGPVVVELPKDILNPALKFDYQMPEQIDMRTYNPSVKGHSKQIRKAVEAIIEAKRLVIYSGGGIILSNTSEKLTELVEKLNAPITNTLMGLGGISGTHPNFIGMLGMHGSLEANKAMANADVILALGARFDDRVTNNVKKFCPDAKIVHVDVDPTSISKTIQAHIPVVGCLDTVMEQLLRGIEKSEKRIDRAAQEDWWQAITTWRAQKCLSFTAGVEKIKPQTVIEKLYQMTSGDAYVCSDVGQHQMFAAQYYPFKSPRQWINSGGLGTMGFGLPAAMGVKMAFSQSEVLCVTGDGSIQMNIQELSTCLQYGLAVKVISLNNRSLGMVRQWQDMMYEGRHASSYMESLPDFVALAESYGHIGIRVDKPEQLDAALEKAMSIKDRLVFLDILVDESEHVYPMQIKQGAIDEMWLKKGVKV, from the coding sequence ATGGCAGAGCAATACAACGGCTCCGAGCTAGTAGTAAAAGCATTGAGCGCATTAAAAGTAAAATACATATTTGGCTATCCCGGCGGATCGGTTCTTGATCTATATGATGCGTTGTTTCAGCAATCAGATATTGAGCATATCTTGGTTAGACATGAGCAAGCAGCAACCCACATGGCAGACGGTTATGCCAGAGCAACAGGAGACGTCGGTGTTGTCCTTGCGACCAGTGGCCCAGGCGCCACTAACTGCGTTACAGGGATCGCGACTGCTTATATGGACTCAATCCCCATGGTTGTACTGTCAGGGCAAGTACCTTCAAACCTAATCGGCGATGATGCGTTTCAAGAGACGGATATTGTTGGTTGTTCTCGCCCTATCGTTAAACACAGTTTTAACTGCCGCGACGCGACAAAAATCCCAGAAGTATTAGCTAAGGCATTTTATCTAGCAAACTCTGGTAGACCGGGACCGGTTGTGGTTGAGCTGCCAAAAGATATTTTGAATCCTGCGCTTAAATTCGATTATCAGATGCCTGAACAAATTGATATGCGTACTTACAACCCGAGTGTAAAGGGGCATTCCAAGCAGATCCGCAAAGCAGTTGAAGCCATTATTGAAGCGAAGCGTTTGGTTATCTATTCTGGCGGCGGCATTATTCTTTCGAATACCTCGGAAAAACTGACTGAGTTGGTTGAGAAACTAAACGCGCCTATCACCAATACCTTAATGGGTCTTGGCGGGATCAGTGGCACACATCCTAACTTTATTGGCATGTTAGGTATGCACGGTAGTCTTGAAGCGAATAAGGCGATGGCGAATGCCGATGTTATCTTAGCGTTAGGTGCGCGTTTTGATGACCGTGTAACCAATAACGTTAAGAAGTTTTGTCCGGATGCCAAAATTGTTCACGTTGATGTGGATCCAACTTCAATTTCTAAGACCATTCAAGCGCATATCCCAGTTGTGGGCTGCTTAGATACGGTAATGGAGCAATTGCTACGCGGTATCGAAAAAAGCGAGAAGCGCATTGACCGAGCCGCACAAGAAGATTGGTGGCAAGCAATTACCACATGGCGTGCTCAGAAATGCTTGTCGTTTACTGCGGGTGTAGAAAAAATCAAACCACAAACGGTTATCGAAAAGCTATACCAAATGACCAGTGGTGACGCGTATGTTTGCTCAGACGTAGGACAACACCAGATGTTTGCAGCGCAGTACTATCCGTTCAAATCACCTCGTCAATGGATTAATTCAGGCGGCCTTGGCACCATGGGATTTGGTTTACCCGCTGCGATGGGCGTAAAAATGGCATTTTCGCAAAGTGAAGTATTGTGCGTAACTGGGGATGGCTCTATCCAAATGAATATTCAGGAACTTTCAACCTGTTTGCAATACGGCCTTGCTGTCAAGGTCATCTCGTTAAACAACCGCTCGCTTGGTATGGTACGCCAATGGCAAGACATGATGTATGAGGGGCGTCACGCAAGCTCTTATATGGAATCACTACCTGATTTTGTTGCGCTTGCCGAGAGTTATGGTCATATCGGTATTCGGGTTGATAAGCCTGAGCAACTTGATGCGGCGCTGGAAAAAGCAATGTCGATTAAAGACCGACTTGTATTTTTAGATATTTTGGTCGATGAGTCTGAACATGTGTATCCAATGCAAATTAAGCAAGGTGCGATAGACGAGATGTGGTTGAAAAAAGGAGTAAAAGTATAA
- the ilvN gene encoding acetolactate synthase small subunit — protein sequence MRRILSILLENEPGSLSRIVGLFSQRAYNIDSLTVGTTADKTLSRITITTQGDDRIVEQITKQVNKLVDVLKVIDLTDMQHIERELLLVKVYARDEVTRAAINRVAEVFQASIIDMGKQSYILQMVSSADRLESFLDLLRHESDIIELVRSGAVGIGRGDKALKG from the coding sequence ATGAGAAGAATACTATCGATTTTATTAGAGAATGAACCTGGCTCTCTTTCTCGTATTGTGGGTTTATTTTCTCAACGTGCGTACAACATTGACAGCTTAACAGTGGGTACAACCGCAGACAAAACGCTATCTCGTATTACCATCACGACCCAAGGCGATGACCGCATTGTTGAACAAATCACCAAGCAAGTTAATAAGTTGGTGGATGTGCTTAAGGTTATTGATCTAACCGATATGCAGCACATTGAAAGAGAGCTGCTACTGGTAAAAGTCTATGCCAGAGACGAAGTAACACGAGCAGCTATCAATCGTGTTGCCGAGGTGTTCCAAGCCAGCATTATAGATATGGGCAAACAAAGCTATATATTACAGATGGTAAGCTCAGCCGACCGTCTTGAGTCTTTCTTGGATCTATTACGTCACGAAAGCGACATTATTGAACTTGTGCGCTCTGGCGCGGTAGGTATTGGCCGTGGTGACAAAGCGCTGAAAGGTTAA
- a CDS encoding DUF4240 domain-containing protein yields the protein MELERFWQLVTAPDHSNDNDYLKTRLSPLSSEEIAQFDALYTKELRALWHWDNWKVAYVIAGCNSEYDFLDFCNWIISRGPEAVSVLTAEPDELANKFAIPNKDDLPYPFIDELDLVAGLLFEEKNQDELPYHSVVNFPPQGKKFKNKPKQLKAELPQLFGQYWLG from the coding sequence ATGGAACTCGAACGCTTCTGGCAGCTTGTCACCGCCCCCGATCATTCAAACGATAATGACTATTTAAAAACGCGTTTATCACCGCTAAGTTCAGAAGAAATTGCTCAGTTCGATGCATTATACACCAAAGAACTAAGAGCACTGTGGCATTGGGATAACTGGAAAGTGGCCTACGTGATTGCAGGCTGTAATAGCGAATATGACTTCTTAGATTTTTGTAATTGGATCATCAGTCGCGGCCCTGAAGCGGTAAGCGTACTCACTGCGGAACCAGACGAATTAGCTAATAAGTTTGCTATTCCGAATAAAGATGACCTGCCCTACCCGTTTATTGACGAATTAGATTTAGTTGCAGGGTTGCTTTTTGAAGAAAAAAATCAAGACGAACTCCCGTATCACAGTGTTGTGAACTTTCCGCCACAAGGTAAAAAGTTTAAAAATAAACCAAAACAGTTAAAGGCTGAATTACCTCAACTTTTTGGCCAATATTGGCTTGGATAA
- a CDS encoding FG-GAP repeat protein, translating into MMKAPSILKYFPSLALVIACQSMAVQQKLLADDGKAEDQFGYSVAIDGTTALVGAHKVDTNTSQDIGAAYLYTLGAFGWQQQAKLIAQPANAGDTLGGNVALKNNIAMLGAINRDDKGENAGAVFAFERTENSWLQKQILTANDAKAGDAFGQSIALTEQFLVIGAPHSDAPHKDSGSAYVYVRENNSWHFQSKLTARDGADGDLFGISVAIDGDTILVGADLNDEKAEKAGAVYVYQFDGKKWNSQAKLMANDGGNTDIFGVRVAIFGDTALISARRDDIDGIGKDAGSAYLFERTNDKWTQTQKLVAPDAKADDRFARGVALSKNMAFITAMHHDEKGNNAGALYLYKKQQGQWQYASKVFANDAAPEDRFGWNIAASNNTAIIAAPHRDDKGEGSGAAYILDLVE; encoded by the coding sequence ATGATGAAAGCCCCCTCTATTTTAAAATACTTCCCTAGTTTGGCGTTAGTGATAGCTTGTCAAAGTATGGCTGTGCAGCAAAAGTTATTGGCCGATGATGGTAAAGCAGAAGATCAGTTTGGTTATAGCGTAGCGATAGACGGCACAACTGCATTAGTTGGTGCCCACAAAGTTGATACTAATACGAGTCAGGATATTGGTGCAGCTTACCTATACACGCTAGGTGCGTTTGGCTGGCAGCAACAAGCAAAGCTCATCGCGCAGCCTGCCAATGCTGGCGACACGCTTGGCGGCAACGTTGCGCTCAAGAATAATATTGCCATGCTTGGTGCGATAAATCGGGACGATAAAGGAGAAAATGCCGGTGCGGTGTTTGCTTTTGAGCGCACAGAAAATAGCTGGTTACAAAAACAAATTTTAACCGCCAACGATGCAAAAGCGGGTGATGCCTTTGGACAAAGCATTGCCCTCACCGAGCAATTTTTAGTGATCGGCGCACCACATAGCGATGCGCCACACAAAGACTCAGGTTCAGCGTATGTATACGTGAGAGAAAACAATAGCTGGCATTTTCAGTCAAAGTTGACGGCAAGGGATGGGGCTGATGGGGACTTATTCGGAATTAGCGTAGCAATAGATGGCGATACCATTTTAGTCGGCGCAGATTTGAATGATGAAAAAGCAGAAAAAGCTGGTGCAGTTTATGTTTATCAATTCGATGGTAAAAAGTGGAATTCGCAAGCAAAACTGATGGCAAATGATGGTGGGAACACCGATATTTTTGGTGTTCGCGTGGCTATTTTTGGAGATACAGCCCTTATTTCTGCCAGAAGAGATGATATCGACGGTATAGGTAAAGATGCCGGCTCTGCTTATCTGTTTGAGAGAACAAATGATAAATGGACACAAACTCAAAAATTAGTGGCTCCGGATGCCAAAGCGGATGATAGATTTGCACGCGGTGTTGCGTTAAGTAAGAACATGGCGTTTATCACCGCCATGCACCATGATGAAAAAGGTAATAACGCGGGGGCACTTTATCTATACAAAAAACAACAAGGCCAATGGCAATATGCGTCTAAGGTATTTGCCAATGATGCCGCGCCAGAAGATAGGTTTGGTTGGAATATTGCGGCTTCTAATAACACTGCCATCATCGCAGCTCCTCACCGCGATGACAAAGGAGAAGGCTCAGGTGCCGCCTATATTCTGGATTTGGTGGAATAA
- a CDS encoding GNAT family N-acetyltransferase, translating into MNIREFSENDYPRVLEIYSKSKLDELRFEQKTFKLLPLEDDEKRLSALKESKIYVFDDGNILGFGAIFGSEIRALFVCPSARGNGIGRKMLEFLLSQICGKANLFVAKTNEPAKELYKAYGFEVSDEFLTEYNGESVYANEMVRIKGQY; encoded by the coding sequence ATGAATATTCGAGAGTTCAGCGAGAACGATTATCCAAGAGTTTTGGAGATCTATTCAAAATCTAAGCTGGATGAGCTTCGTTTTGAGCAGAAGACATTTAAGCTCTTACCTCTAGAAGATGATGAAAAGAGACTATCTGCACTAAAGGAATCAAAGATATACGTTTTTGATGATGGGAATATTCTTGGGTTTGGAGCAATATTTGGGTCAGAGATTAGGGCACTATTTGTTTGCCCTAGTGCTAGAGGAAACGGAATCGGAAGAAAAATGCTTGAATTCCTTTTGTCACAAATATGCGGCAAGGCGAACCTTTTTGTCGCCAAGACAAATGAGCCTGCAAAGGAGTTATACAAGGCATACGGATTCGAAGTGTCTGATGAATTTCTCACTGAATATAATGGCGAGTCAGTGTATGCGAATGAAATGGTTCGTATAAAAGGGCAGTACTAG
- a CDS encoding methyl-accepting chemotaxis protein, which translates to MGILKRFSIMQLTMISSFSLLAFLLFLVGKNVLNNWRQYNAADQNINYVVLLDAIEKVAHHHAVERGLTAGFLGNPSSDNKRKVDAQREIADQTISTLKSIHSSLFLKDKNVQKWLPYIFEVEANKNRVRGEVDRKNGSNAFAYYSKLNQVSLNTAAKIQAYVSDRTLSSELSIAFLIAQSKERLGQIRGKVNGVLAKKAMSDTLKDDIKYYRQQLEMSLHQIETALEGTGQSNVQTILSSSEAKAFNQILDTLESQGQVDFSRLPSSAEWFSAATSLIGKFKTKLDSVWEMTIKDSQKHKSDIAFESILMFVLFVVVLSFIALVNFHLIRSLRSELSQLTSILKRVAEEGDLTLDMRLNTRDELGQISESIYNTIYAFKDLMVGLAKSVQVGTKLGEKMHLAASNVNEDAQKTQGMASSIAVAIEEMAATSQEIAKLAQDTLDASDQLNIESQQLLADNQKNLDTMKTLSTSMNAVDEMAASMEKQVSEINTILDSIRSVAEQTNLLALNAAIEAARAGEHGRGFAVVADEVRGLANNSKQSSEQISTLLLSLSEISQSVVKSIRENTLLTQNTMNEVEETRKVSLRVNEHSSHVEKLTTSVATAACEQSEVAADISQNTAAVLDAANHELDTSKALNELFKDMKLNSDTLQRTMDIFKIDKS; encoded by the coding sequence ATGGGTATTTTGAAAAGATTCTCGATTATGCAGCTCACGATGATAAGTTCTTTCTCACTGCTTGCATTTTTACTATTTTTAGTTGGCAAAAACGTTTTGAATAACTGGAGACAGTACAATGCGGCCGATCAAAATATCAACTATGTCGTTTTGCTCGACGCCATTGAGAAAGTAGCGCATCATCATGCGGTAGAGCGCGGCTTAACGGCTGGGTTCCTTGGTAATCCAAGTAGTGATAACAAACGAAAGGTCGACGCGCAACGTGAAATTGCCGACCAAACAATATCAACGCTTAAGAGTATTCACTCTTCACTGTTTCTTAAAGATAAAAATGTGCAAAAATGGTTACCTTATATTTTTGAAGTGGAAGCCAATAAGAACCGCGTAAGAGGTGAGGTCGACAGGAAAAATGGCAGTAATGCCTTTGCTTACTACAGCAAACTTAATCAAGTTTCATTAAACACAGCAGCAAAAATTCAAGCCTACGTATCAGATAGAACCTTGTCTTCTGAACTTTCTATTGCTTTCCTTATTGCCCAAAGTAAAGAGCGCCTTGGACAGATCCGTGGCAAAGTGAATGGTGTGCTTGCGAAAAAAGCAATGTCAGACACCCTCAAAGACGATATCAAGTACTATCGCCAACAGCTAGAGATGTCATTACATCAAATAGAAACCGCACTCGAAGGTACAGGCCAAAGCAACGTACAAACTATTTTATCTTCAAGCGAGGCAAAAGCATTCAATCAAATTCTTGATACTCTTGAAAGCCAAGGGCAAGTTGACTTTAGTCGCTTACCTTCAAGTGCCGAGTGGTTTTCTGCGGCGACAAGTCTAATAGGTAAGTTCAAGACCAAACTCGATTCAGTGTGGGAAATGACAATTAAAGATAGCCAAAAGCACAAATCAGATATCGCATTTGAAAGTATCTTAATGTTTGTGCTTTTTGTCGTCGTCCTCAGCTTTATCGCGCTCGTCAACTTTCATCTGATTCGCTCGTTACGCTCGGAGCTTTCACAATTAACGAGTATATTAAAACGCGTAGCTGAAGAGGGCGACTTAACTTTAGATATGCGCTTAAACACGCGCGATGAGCTTGGGCAAATCTCCGAATCAATTTACAATACGATTTATGCGTTTAAAGACCTAATGGTTGGCTTAGCTAAGTCCGTTCAGGTAGGTACGAAACTAGGCGAAAAAATGCATTTAGCAGCCTCTAACGTCAATGAGGATGCACAAAAAACCCAAGGCATGGCATCTTCTATTGCGGTTGCAATAGAAGAAATGGCCGCAACCAGCCAAGAAATCGCAAAACTCGCGCAAGATACACTGGATGCCAGCGACCAACTTAACATCGAATCACAACAGTTACTTGCAGACAACCAAAAGAACTTAGACACTATGAAAACCCTCTCGACGAGTATGAACGCCGTCGACGAGATGGCCGCGAGTATGGAAAAACAGGTATCTGAAATAAACACTATCTTGGATTCAATTCGCAGTGTTGCCGAACAAACTAACCTGCTAGCACTCAATGCCGCAATTGAAGCAGCCCGTGCAGGCGAGCATGGCCGCGGCTTTGCTGTTGTAGCCGACGAAGTGCGAGGACTTGCAAACAACAGTAAACAATCTTCAGAGCAAATTTCCACGCTGTTACTTAGCCTGTCAGAGATAAGCCAAAGCGTTGTGAAATCAATCAGAGAAAACACACTGCTCACACAAAATACCATGAACGAAGTAGAAGAAACGCGTAAAGTATCGCTCAGAGTAAACGAACACAGTTCGCATGTTGAAAAACTCACGACTTCGGTTGCCACAGCAGCTTGCGAACAGTCTGAAGTGGCCGCCGATATATCACAAAATACCGCTGCTGTACTTGACGCTGCAAACCATGAATTAGATACATCGAAAGCGTTAAATGAATTGTTTAAAGATATGAAACTAAACAGCGATACGCTACAACGTACAATGGATATATTTAAAATTGATAAGAGCTAG
- the asd gene encoding aspartate-semialdehyde dehydrogenase, with product MKKVGLVGWRGMVGSVLMERMQQENDFEVIDAHFFTTSQAGQLGPVVKGGGEPKPLKDASEILSLSEMDIIISCQGGDYTKSVYPSLREQGWEGYWIDAASALRMEKDSIIVLDPVNKDVIQQGLEQGVKTFVGGNCTVSLMLLALGGLFEQDLIEWVSPMTYQAASGAGARNMRELITQMGEIHSSVKAQLNDPSSAILEIDKLVAEKIKDESLPQDQFGVPLAGSLIPWIDVPMPSGQSKEEWKAQVEANKILGSSKQPIPIDGLCVRIGAMRCHSQALTIKLRENRSVEEIEAILAAHNEWVRVIPNERDITAKELTPVNVTGTLNIPIGRIRKLTMGEKYISAFTVGDQLLWGAAEPLRRMLRIITG from the coding sequence ATGAAAAAAGTAGGACTCGTCGGCTGGCGTGGAATGGTTGGCTCCGTGCTGATGGAGCGTATGCAACAAGAAAATGACTTTGAGGTCATTGATGCACACTTCTTTACTACCTCGCAAGCGGGCCAACTTGGCCCCGTTGTGAAAGGCGGTGGAGAGCCAAAGCCGCTAAAAGATGCAAGCGAAATTCTATCGCTTAGCGAAATGGATATTATCATCTCTTGCCAAGGCGGAGATTACACCAAATCTGTATATCCTTCATTGCGTGAACAGGGCTGGGAAGGCTATTGGATAGATGCAGCTTCAGCACTGAGAATGGAAAAAGACAGTATTATTGTGCTTGATCCGGTCAACAAAGATGTCATCCAACAAGGTCTTGAGCAAGGTGTAAAAACCTTTGTTGGTGGTAACTGCACGGTTTCTCTTATGCTACTAGCGCTTGGTGGTTTATTCGAGCAAGACTTAATAGAGTGGGTGAGCCCAATGACCTATCAAGCGGCATCAGGTGCAGGCGCAAGAAATATGCGTGAACTCATCACTCAAATGGGTGAGATCCACAGCTCGGTTAAAGCACAACTCAACGACCCAAGTTCAGCCATCTTAGAAATCGATAAGCTAGTGGCAGAAAAAATCAAAGATGAATCTTTACCACAAGATCAATTTGGTGTGCCGTTAGCCGGCAGCTTAATTCCATGGATTGACGTTCCAATGCCGTCTGGGCAAAGTAAAGAAGAGTGGAAAGCACAAGTAGAAGCAAACAAAATCCTTGGCTCGTCAAAGCAGCCCATTCCTATTGACGGATTGTGTGTACGAATTGGCGCGATGCGCTGTCATTCACAAGCGCTCACCATCAAGTTACGTGAAAATCGAAGTGTCGAAGAAATAGAAGCGATTCTCGCTGCACATAATGAATGGGTGCGCGTCATTCCTAATGAGCGTGATATTACCGCAAAAGAGCTAACTCCGGTTAATGTTACCGGCACACTGAATATTCCGATAGGCAGGATAAGAAAGCTCACTATGGGTGAAAAGTATATCAGTGCATTTACTGTTGGTGATCAACTTTTATGGGGGGCGGCAGAGCCACTTCGTAGAATGTTAAGGATCATTACAGGTTAG